Proteins found in one Megalobrama amblycephala isolate DHTTF-2021 linkage group LG5, ASM1881202v1, whole genome shotgun sequence genomic segment:
- the cfl2 gene encoding cofilin-2, protein MASGVTVNDEVIKVFNDMKVRKSSSSDEVKKRKKAVLFCLSDDKKKIVVEEGKQILVGDIGDTVDDPYACFVKLLPLNDCRYGLYDATYETKESKKEDLVFIFWAPEGAPLKSKMIYASSKDAIKKKFTGIKHEWQVNGLDDIQDRSTLAEKLGGSVVVSLEGRPL, encoded by the exons ATG GCCTCTGGTGTCACAGTCAATGATGAAGTCATTAAAGTCTTCAATGACATGAAAGTACGGAAGTCCTCGTCCTCAGACGAGGTGAAAAAGCGCAAAAAGGCAGTGCTGTTCTGCCTCAGCGATGACAAGAAGAAGATTGTCGTTGAGGAGGGCAAGCAGATCTTAGTAGGAGACATTGGAGACACTGTTGACGACCCCTACGCCTGCTTTGTGAAGCTCTTACCTCTTAATGACTGCAGATATGGCTTATATGATGCCACTTATGAAACTAAAGAGTCTAAGAAAGAAGACTTGGTATTTATATTTTG GGCTCCTGAAGGTGCACCGTTAAAAAGCAAGATGATATATGCTAGCTCAAAAGATGCCATTAAGAAGAAGTTTACAG gtatcAAACACGAATGGCAGGTTAATGGTTTAGACGACATTCAGGACCGCTCAACCCTGGCAGAAAAGTTGGGAGGAAGTGTGGTTGTATCGCTGGAGGGGAGACCATTGTAA
- the snx6 gene encoding sorting nexin-6: MELKVKSLLSLFALEHLKAPPLRSPAPLTSRTLRHIHTPPAAAMMQEGLDDGPDFLSEEDRGPRAVNVDLQTDATLQVDISDALSERDKVKFTVHTKSTLPNFKQNEFSVVRQHEEFIWLHDSFVENEEYAGYIIPPAPPRPDFDASREKLQKLGEGEGSMTKEEFTKMKQELEAEYLAIFKKTVAMHEVFLCRVAAHPVLRKDLNFHVFLEYNQDLSVRGKNKKERLEDFFKNVVKSADGVLVAGVKDVDDFFEHEKTFLLEYHNRVKDASAKSDRMIRSHKSAADDINRIASTLYTLGTQDSTDLCKFFLKVSELFEKTRKIEARVAADEDLKLADLLKYYLRESQAAKDLLYRRGRALVDYENANKALDKARAKNKDVLQAETTQQVCCQKFEKISESAKQELIDFKTRRVAAFRKNLVELAELELKHAKGNLQLLQSCLGVLKGDT; the protein is encoded by the exons atggag CTAAAAGTCAAAAGCTTGCTCAGTTTGTTTGCACTTGAACACTTGAAGGCTCCTCCTCTCAGATCTCCTGCCCCACTGACGTCACGCACACTCCGCCACATTCATACTCCACCCGCAGCAGCCATGATG CAAGAAGGGCTGGACGATGGTCCCGATTTCCTCTCGGAAGAGGACAGAGGA ccCAGGGCAGTGAATGTGGATCTTCAAACTGATGCCACACTACAGGTGGACATCTCAGACGCTCTGAGTGAGAGAGACAAGGTCAAGTTCACCGTCCACACCAAG agCACTCTACCTAATTTCAAGCAGAATGAATTTTCTGTGGTCAGACAGCATGAAGAATTTATCTGGCTCCACGACTCGTTCGTGGAAAACGAAGAATACGCAGGTTATATT ATTCCGCCTGCTCCTCCGAGACCGGATTTCGATGCGTCACGGGAGAAACTTCAGAAGCTGGGTGAAGGTGAAGGATCTATGACCAAGGAGGAGTTCACTAAGATGAAACAGGAACTGGAGGC TGAATATCTGGCCATCTTCAAGAAGACCGTGGCAATGCACGAGGTCTTTCTGTGCCGTGTCGCTGCCCATCCCGTCCTGCGCAAAGACTTGAACTTTCATGTTTTCTTAGAGTACAACCAAGAC CTGAGTGTACGAGGGAAAAACAAGAAGGAAAGGCTGGAGGATTTCTTCAAAAACGTGGTGAAGTCTGCAGATGGGGTTCTTGTGGCAGGAGTGAAG GACGTTGATGATTTCTTTGAACACGAGAAGACATTCCTATTAGAGTACCACAACCGTGTCAAAGACGCGTCTGCCAAATCTGATCGAATGATCAGGTCTCACAAAA GTGCGGCGGATGATATCAACAGAATCGCCTCCACGCTGTACACCTTAGGAACCCAAGACTCCACAGATCTGTGCAA ATTTTTCCTGAAAGTATCTGAGCTTTTTGAGAAAACACGG AAAATTGAAGCGCGCGTAGCGGCCGATGAGGATTTGAAACTTGCCGACTTGTTGAAGTACTACCTCAGAGAGTCGCAAGCTGCTAAG GACCTCCTGTACAGACGAGGAAGGGCATTAGTTGATTATGAGAATGCAAATAAAGCTCTGGACAAAGCCAGAGCTAAGAACAAGGACGTCCTCCAAGCAGAAACCACACAGCAAGTGTGCTGTCAGAAGTTTGAGAAAATCTCTGAATCTGCAAAACAAG AATTGATAGATTTCAAGACACGACGAGTAGCAGCATTCAGAAAGAACTTGGTGGAACTGGCCGAGCTGGAACTCAAACATGCCAAG GGGAATCTACAATTGCTGCAGAGCTGTTTGGGGGTCCTGAAAGGGGACACTTAG
- the LOC125268632 gene encoding E2F-associated phosphoprotein isoform X2, whose product MNRKDDYDSYEIEEPSDEERAASSSEDELDILLNGTPDQKKKLIREYLTGESESSSGDEFEKEMEAELSSTMKSLEYSWTASSTQGQTSGSSDSTSTANKPPIQEYDSIYFDSDSDEDDKAGSSQGLRRKQRSILTNDELLYDPDEDDRDQAWVDAKRKSYRHQRRLPPSANRKNKAQALPSSDAVLNCPACMTTLCLDCQRHEKYRTQYRAMFVMNCTVNKEEVLRYKTTNKRKEKRHRKKARQESTSSSAEAEMESDAGLTDARLAGMNEEEIYHPVKCTECSTEVAVYDKDEVYHFFNTLASHC is encoded by the exons ATGAACCGAAAAGATGATTATGATTCATATGAGATTGAAGAGCCAAGTGACGAGGAAAGAGCCGCAAGCAG TTCTGAGGATGAGCTGGATATTCTTCTCAACGGGACCCCGGATCAGAAGAAGAAGCTGATCAGAGAGTATCTGACGGGGGAGAGCGAGTCCTCCAGTGGAGATGAGTTTGAGAAGGAGATGGAGGCAGAGCTCAGCAGCACCATGAAGAGCCTGGAGTACAGCTGGACAGCTTCTTCAACGCAAG GTCAAACATCTGGGTCCAGTGACAGCACTTCCACAGCAAACAAACCACCGATTCAGGAGTATGACAGTATTTACTTTGACTCAGACTCTGATGAAGATGACAAAGCTG GCAGCTCTCAGGGTCTAAGGAGAAAGCAGCGCTCTATACTCACAAATGACGAGCTGTTATACGACCCAGATGAGGATGATCGGGACCAGGCTTGGGTGGATGCAAAAAGAAAATC ATACAGACATCAGAGACGGTTGCCCCCATCAgcaaacagaaaaaacaaagCCCAGGCTCTTCCAAGCAGTGATGCCGTGCTCAACTGTCCCGCCTGCATGACCACCCTGTGCCTGGACTGTCAGAG GCATGAGAAATATCGGACACAATACAGAGCAATGTTTGTGATGAACTGCACTGTCAACAAAGAGGAAGTGCTGCGCTATAAAACCACCAATAAGAGAAAGGAGAAGCGGCACAGGAAGAAAGCCCGTCAGGAGTCCACGTCCTCATCAGCAGAGGCTGAAATGGAGTCAGATGCTGGTCTGACTGATGCACGTTTGGCAGGAATGAATGAAGAAGAGATTTATCACCCGGTCAAGTGCACAGAATGCTCCACTGAAGTGGCTGTGTATGATAAAGATGAGGTGTACCATTTCTTCAACACCCTAGCAAGTCACTGCTAA
- the LOC125268632 gene encoding E2F-associated phosphoprotein isoform X1 produces MNRKDDYDSYEIEEPSDEERAASSSEDELDILLNGTPDQKKKLIREYLTGESESSSGDEFEKEMEAELSSTMKSLEYSWTASSTQVVGQTSGSSDSTSTANKPPIQEYDSIYFDSDSDEDDKAGSSQGLRRKQRSILTNDELLYDPDEDDRDQAWVDAKRKSYRHQRRLPPSANRKNKAQALPSSDAVLNCPACMTTLCLDCQRHEKYRTQYRAMFVMNCTVNKEEVLRYKTTNKRKEKRHRKKARQESTSSSAEAEMESDAGLTDARLAGMNEEEIYHPVKCTECSTEVAVYDKDEVYHFFNTLASHC; encoded by the exons ATGAACCGAAAAGATGATTATGATTCATATGAGATTGAAGAGCCAAGTGACGAGGAAAGAGCCGCAAGCAG TTCTGAGGATGAGCTGGATATTCTTCTCAACGGGACCCCGGATCAGAAGAAGAAGCTGATCAGAGAGTATCTGACGGGGGAGAGCGAGTCCTCCAGTGGAGATGAGTTTGAGAAGGAGATGGAGGCAGAGCTCAGCAGCACCATGAAGAGCCTGGAGTACAGCTGGACAGCTTCTTCAACGCAAG TTGTAGGTCAAACATCTGGGTCCAGTGACAGCACTTCCACAGCAAACAAACCACCGATTCAGGAGTATGACAGTATTTACTTTGACTCAGACTCTGATGAAGATGACAAAGCTG GCAGCTCTCAGGGTCTAAGGAGAAAGCAGCGCTCTATACTCACAAATGACGAGCTGTTATACGACCCAGATGAGGATGATCGGGACCAGGCTTGGGTGGATGCAAAAAGAAAATC ATACAGACATCAGAGACGGTTGCCCCCATCAgcaaacagaaaaaacaaagCCCAGGCTCTTCCAAGCAGTGATGCCGTGCTCAACTGTCCCGCCTGCATGACCACCCTGTGCCTGGACTGTCAGAG GCATGAGAAATATCGGACACAATACAGAGCAATGTTTGTGATGAACTGCACTGTCAACAAAGAGGAAGTGCTGCGCTATAAAACCACCAATAAGAGAAAGGAGAAGCGGCACAGGAAGAAAGCCCGTCAGGAGTCCACGTCCTCATCAGCAGAGGCTGAAATGGAGTCAGATGCTGGTCTGACTGATGCACGTTTGGCAGGAATGAATGAAGAAGAGATTTATCACCCGGTCAAGTGCACAGAATGCTCCACTGAAGTGGCTGTGTATGATAAAGATGAGGTGTACCATTTCTTCAACACCCTAGCAAGTCACTGCTAA
- the sptssa gene encoding serine palmitoyltransferase small subunit A, with amino-acid sequence MALGDAWKQLSWFYYQYLLVTALYMLEPWERTIFNSLLITVAAMAVYTGYVFMPQHIMAILHYFEVVQ; translated from the exons ATGGCGTTAGGAGATGCCTGGAAACAATTATCGTGGTTTTATTACCAATATTTGCTCGTAACAGCTCTGTACATGTTGGAGCCTTGGGAGAGAACCATCTTCA ATTCTCTCCTGATCACAGTGGCAGCTATGGCCGTCTACACTGGTTATGTGTTCATGCCCCAGCACATAATGGCGATTTTACACTATTTTGAAGTGGTCCAATGA